In one Bradyrhizobium cosmicum genomic region, the following are encoded:
- a CDS encoding N-formylglutamate amidohydrolase, which produces MTRFDGDMSPAFEIVEPAQWRAPVIFNSPHSGSTYPDEFLSASRIDLVTLRRSEDSFMDELIGHLSDRGFPTVRVNFPRSYVDVNREPYELDPRMFTGRLPSFANTRSMRVAGGLGTIPRVVGDGQEIYRDRIVVDDALARIETLYKPYHRALRRLINKVHQTFGTVVLVDCHSMPSVGVSRDEPRRPDIVIGDRYGTSCTPLLADRVEETMGGLGYSIGRNKPYAGGFITEHYGNPASGLHAVQLELNRGIYMDERRRERGPRFGQVASDFGVLADVLATTIPFGDLGPFQAAAE; this is translated from the coding sequence ATGACCCGGTTTGACGGCGACATGTCGCCAGCCTTCGAGATCGTAGAGCCCGCGCAATGGCGCGCGCCGGTCATCTTCAACTCGCCCCATTCCGGCTCGACCTATCCGGACGAATTCCTGAGCGCATCGCGGATCGACCTGGTGACGCTGCGGCGCTCGGAAGATTCCTTCATGGACGAGTTGATCGGCCATCTCAGCGATCGCGGCTTTCCGACCGTGCGGGTCAACTTTCCGCGCTCCTATGTCGACGTCAATCGCGAGCCCTACGAGCTCGATCCCCGCATGTTCACCGGCCGCCTGCCGAGCTTTGCCAATACGCGCTCGATGCGGGTCGCGGGCGGGCTCGGCACCATTCCGCGCGTGGTCGGCGACGGCCAGGAGATCTACCGCGACCGCATCGTGGTCGACGATGCGCTGGCGCGGATCGAAACGCTCTACAAGCCCTACCATCGCGCGCTGCGCCGGCTGATCAACAAGGTGCACCAGACATTCGGCACCGTGGTGCTGGTCGACTGCCATTCGATGCCCTCGGTTGGCGTCTCCCGCGACGAGCCGCGCCGGCCGGACATCGTGATCGGCGATCGCTACGGCACGAGTTGCACGCCGCTGCTTGCCGACAGGGTCGAGGAGACCATGGGCGGGCTCGGCTATTCGATCGGCCGCAACAAGCCCTATGCCGGCGGCTTCATCACCGAGCATTACGGAAATCCCGCGAGCGGCCTGCACGCCGTGCAGCTCGAGCTCAACCGCGGGATCTACATGGACGAGCGGCGGCGCGAGCGCGGTCCGCGCTTCGGCCAGGTTGCCTCCGACTTCGGCGTGCTCGCCGACGTGCTGGCGACCACGATCCCGTTCGGCGACCTCGGCCCGTTCCAGGCCGCGGCGGAATAG